Proteins encoded together in one Maricaulis maris window:
- the purH gene encoding bifunctional phosphoribosylaminoimidazolecarboxamide formyltransferase/IMP cyclohydrolase has product MSDHDLAPVRRALISVSDKSGLIERGRQLADAGVEILSTGGTLRALKDGGIPAKDVSEVTEFPEMMDGRLKTLHPRVHGGLLGRRDNTEDRAAMSEHGIPFIDLLYVNLYPFEETVAKGAAYEDCVENIDIGGPAMIRAAAKNHAWVNVCVDGADVDRVLADMAKHDGHTGLELRKALAGKAYGRTAAYDAAISNWFSDTLEDPAPDYRAFGGALTQALRYGENPHQNAAFYSSSENRAGIATGRQVQGKALSYNNLADADAAFELAAEFDPRDKAAVVIVKHANPCGVALHDDLAAAYEKAFAADPISAFGGIVAMNRKLDADTAGELVKIFTEVVIAPDADEDALSVLSAKSNLRVLLTGGMPDPKQAGWLTKTVAGGLLVQERDIGMISPDDLKVVTRRAPTDAELADLLFGWKVVKHVKSNAIVYARNGSTAGIGMGQTSRLEAARLAVRKAEATAQENGWDEPRTKGSVCASDAFFPFADGLHAAVEAGATAVIQPGGSIRDEEVIAAADEAGVAMVFTGMRHFRH; this is encoded by the coding sequence ATGTCAGACCATGACCTTGCGCCTGTTCGGCGCGCCCTGATTTCCGTTTCCGACAAGTCCGGCCTGATTGAGCGCGGACGCCAGCTGGCCGATGCCGGCGTGGAAATCCTGTCGACCGGCGGAACACTCCGGGCGCTCAAGGACGGCGGCATCCCGGCCAAGGACGTCTCCGAAGTCACCGAATTCCCCGAAATGATGGATGGCCGCCTGAAGACACTGCATCCGCGGGTCCATGGCGGCCTGCTCGGGCGCCGCGACAACACCGAAGACCGTGCCGCCATGAGCGAACACGGCATCCCCTTCATCGACCTGCTCTATGTCAATCTCTACCCGTTCGAAGAAACCGTCGCCAAGGGCGCGGCGTACGAGGATTGCGTCGAGAATATCGACATCGGCGGACCGGCGATGATCCGCGCTGCTGCAAAGAACCACGCGTGGGTCAATGTGTGCGTCGATGGCGCTGACGTCGACCGGGTCCTCGCCGACATGGCCAAGCATGACGGCCACACCGGCCTTGAGCTACGCAAGGCCCTCGCCGGCAAGGCCTATGGTCGCACCGCGGCCTATGACGCGGCGATCTCGAACTGGTTTTCCGATACGCTGGAAGACCCGGCGCCGGATTACCGCGCCTTTGGCGGCGCGCTCACCCAGGCCCTGCGCTATGGCGAGAACCCGCATCAGAACGCCGCCTTCTACTCCAGCTCGGAAAATCGGGCCGGAATCGCGACTGGTCGCCAGGTGCAGGGCAAGGCGCTGAGCTATAACAATCTGGCCGACGCCGATGCCGCCTTCGAGCTCGCGGCTGAATTCGACCCCCGCGACAAGGCGGCTGTGGTCATCGTCAAGCACGCCAATCCCTGCGGTGTTGCTCTCCATGATGACCTCGCGGCCGCCTATGAAAAGGCGTTTGCGGCCGATCCGATTTCGGCCTTTGGCGGGATTGTCGCCATGAACCGCAAGCTTGACGCCGACACTGCGGGCGAACTGGTCAAGATATTCACCGAGGTCGTGATTGCGCCCGACGCCGATGAGGATGCCCTGTCGGTCCTGTCCGCCAAGTCGAACCTGCGGGTCCTCCTGACCGGCGGCATGCCCGATCCCAAGCAAGCCGGCTGGCTGACCAAGACGGTCGCTGGCGGACTGCTGGTCCAGGAACGTGATATCGGGATGATCAGCCCGGACGACCTCAAGGTCGTGACCCGGCGCGCGCCCACCGACGCCGAACTCGCCGATCTCTTGTTTGGCTGGAAAGTCGTCAAGCACGTCAAGTCGAACGCCATTGTCTATGCCCGTAACGGCTCCACAGCCGGCATCGGCATGGGTCAGACCAGCCGCCTGGAAGCCGCACGCCTCGCCGTGCGCAAGGCCGAGGCGACGGCTCAGGAAAACGGCTGGGACGAGCCGCGAACCAAGGGTTCGGTCTGTGCTTCTGATGCCTTCTTCCCTTTCGCCGACGGTCTACATGCCGCCGTCGAGGCGGGGGCAACGGCGGTGATCCAGCCGGGCGGCTCGATCCGTGACGAGGAAGTCATCGCCGCGGCCGACGAAGCCGGCGTCGCCATGGTCTTCACCGGGATGCGCCATTTCCGTCACTAG
- a CDS encoding dienelactone hydrolase family protein produces the protein MIRRAGLGLAIVLTGLAVSASGNLTGWTVPTRSLDEQTALLRDHVEIRLPTGAGGPVPAVIMLHGCGGLRQVQQAYADDVLEAGYAVVIVDSNGARGIGRLGSMMQVCLALRLWGQERAADIPAVIDRLSAEPAIDGEQLALIGWSHGGWTVLEALDFAGEGRASPALQPQPDTPLHGVRVAITMYPYCGFPVRADGRGFPPSVPIHAILAERDVIAPADACERLFRRADAAGMPIDYTIWPGLTHAFDEPDGPPDPRIEYNAGAAQRARARILVWLDGAFSDQG, from the coding sequence TTGATACGTCGTGCCGGTCTTGGCCTTGCCATCGTGCTGACCGGCCTCGCCGTCAGCGCATCCGGCAACCTGACCGGCTGGACCGTCCCCACCCGCTCGCTTGACGAGCAGACCGCCTTGCTGCGCGACCATGTCGAAATTCGCCTGCCGACCGGTGCGGGCGGACCGGTACCGGCTGTCATCATGCTGCATGGCTGTGGCGGACTGCGGCAAGTCCAGCAAGCCTATGCCGATGACGTGCTCGAGGCCGGGTACGCCGTCGTCATTGTCGATTCCAACGGAGCCCGCGGGATCGGACGCCTGGGCTCGATGATGCAGGTCTGCCTGGCCTTGAGGCTGTGGGGACAGGAACGCGCGGCAGACATTCCGGCGGTCATTGACCGGCTCTCCGCCGAGCCGGCGATCGATGGGGAGCAGCTCGCGCTGATCGGCTGGAGCCATGGTGGCTGGACCGTGCTGGAAGCCCTCGACTTCGCCGGTGAGGGACGAGCTTCGCCGGCGCTGCAACCGCAACCGGACACACCCCTGCACGGGGTCCGGGTGGCGATCACGATGTATCCTTATTGCGGCTTCCCGGTCCGGGCTGACGGTCGCGGCTTCCCGCCGTCAGTTCCGATCCACGCCATTCTCGCCGAACGGGACGTGATCGCGCCGGCTGATGCCTGTGAACGCCTGTTCCGACGCGCTGATGCCGCCGGGATGCCGATCGACTACACCATTTGGCCGGGTCTGACCCACGCCTTCGACGAACCGGATGGTCCGCCCGATCCACGGATTGAATACAATGCGGGCGCGGCCCAAAGAGCCCGCGCCCGCATTCTGGTCTGGCTTGACGGCGCCTTCAGCGATCAGGGCTGA
- a CDS encoding NAD-glutamate dehydrogenase, with the protein MGAVVGVAHAYSRADFMEAARTRWLKVFGTESGDTGDSFFSQIYDDALAEDLERVGPKDLAALSVDFWQFGDDRPGDDILVRMRTATRADGSDLPRDVLEIIGRDRPFIVDSVMGEVGAQGHDIIAMFHPIVQVRRDNAGARVAEGGRCLAESMIQVHLPPLDELSRRTLIEGVTATLDDVRVAVEDWTDMRAQMDEAIAHLSAATTHAAPDELAEAMEFLRWLRDDHFAFLGCRVYDFEVDEDGSMAQRHPRVRPETGRGVLRDPDRHVLRKGSEPAVLTPAIETFLREPSPIIVAKANMKSRVHRRVYMDYIGVKRYREDGAVIGEARFVGLFTAEAYDQSASAVPLIRRKVRRVLERAGKTPGTHSAKKLRNTVENFPRDELFQTDENDLLEICLGILHLHDRPRTKLFIRRDQFDRFVSALLFVPRDRYNSKVREQAGELIREAFGGRLSAFYPQFGDSSLARVHYIIGLNPFDHPEPDTAELERKVARLARTWEDDLETHVRRNAPETIRLRMGAYQDAFKAGYRELYDPEEALADVMKLESLGGTDKVAVRVYREADDGEADLRLKIYRVGKPVSLSRVMPVLENLGLYVVQETGFPVDRRGADGELFDRAHIHDFEMKSDALKGRNLKELAPNLEDALLAIADRRAEDDGFNRLIVEIGVTWREAAFLRTCARYRQQTGLDPSQAIQEEALAAYPDIARGLLELARVKFDPEFADDRKTRSDAVWEVSETLRKQLDDVASLDHDRALRRIFHLVEATLRTNFYQHGDDGQPKPRIAIKIASELLEELPLPKPYREIFVWSPDVEGVHLRFGPVARGGLRWSDRRDDFRTEVLGLVKAQQVKNAVIVPVGSKGGFYPKSLPRNGSREEVFEAGREAYKTFIRGLLDLTDNIVDEAVVHPRSTECWDDEDPYLVVAADKGTATFSDTANGLATEEFDFWLGDAFASGGSAGYDHKKMGITARGAWESVKRHFREMGKDIQSEPFTVIGVGDMSGDVFGNGMLLSKQIRLIAAFDHRDIFIDPDPGDPETMWTERKRLFDLPRTSWQDYDKSLISTGGGVFTRSAKSIPLSAEMKALTGLSKDSASPVELINALLKADVELLWFGGIGTYAKATLEQHWEVGDKTNDGLRVNADEVRAKVIGEGANLGFTQAARIEYGRHGGRANADFIDNSAGVDSSDHEVNIKILLRPMMRNGEMTREARDKLLESMTTDVAHHVLRHNYDQSLALSLAEHTAAADLDAHERFMARLEELGQLDRDVEGLPSVEQVRGLKAREQGLTRPELAVLNSYAKITLFDQLVASDVPDDPHFKPMLVNYFPKGLHDFGEAMQSHRLKREIISTVLANEMINLGGPTFIHRAIDSTTAAVPAIARAFEAGRQIFGFAEITDAINALDNKAPASVQVQLHEEIIRLLRRQTYWLVRRGRNQKSSKPDAITDVIEAYQPGVQTLRSMVHEIISTHERRGVKARQKRFIEAGAPPELALAVAEMRPLTSSTDVIDMAMESDWPLASTAYIYHAVGARFKFDRLRGLGQEVSSELHWDRLAVRRLMEDFYASQQAFTGSAMRFAAQAGGSLASGVEEPSREWADALVEAWNTVNEEEAGRVDSVQRQLDESGSWTLSKLAIASTQLGEMASVVQP; encoded by the coding sequence ATGGGGGCGGTCGTCGGAGTCGCGCACGCTTACAGTCGCGCAGATTTCATGGAGGCGGCGCGGACGCGCTGGCTCAAGGTTTTCGGCACCGAAAGTGGTGATACCGGGGACTCGTTTTTCTCGCAGATTTACGATGACGCGCTAGCGGAAGACCTTGAACGGGTCGGACCGAAAGATCTCGCTGCGCTCAGCGTCGACTTCTGGCAGTTCGGCGATGACCGTCCCGGTGACGATATTCTCGTCAGGATGCGCACCGCGACGCGCGCCGATGGATCGGACCTGCCGCGAGACGTGCTCGAGATTATTGGTCGTGACCGGCCCTTCATTGTCGACTCCGTGATGGGCGAAGTGGGTGCCCAGGGCCATGACATCATTGCGATGTTCCACCCCATTGTTCAGGTCCGACGGGACAATGCCGGTGCCCGCGTCGCCGAAGGCGGACGCTGCCTCGCGGAATCAATGATCCAGGTGCATCTGCCGCCACTCGACGAATTGTCACGCCGGACCCTCATTGAGGGCGTGACGGCAACGCTTGATGATGTTCGCGTCGCTGTCGAGGACTGGACCGACATGCGGGCGCAGATGGATGAGGCGATCGCCCACCTGTCCGCCGCGACCACCCATGCCGCGCCTGACGAGCTGGCCGAGGCCATGGAATTCCTGCGTTGGCTCCGGGACGATCACTTCGCCTTCCTGGGGTGCCGCGTCTATGATTTCGAGGTCGATGAAGACGGGTCGATGGCGCAACGCCATCCGCGCGTCCGGCCAGAGACCGGTCGGGGCGTTCTGCGTGACCCGGACCGTCATGTCCTGCGCAAGGGTTCCGAGCCGGCCGTTCTGACACCGGCGATCGAGACCTTCCTTCGCGAACCCAGCCCGATCATCGTGGCCAAAGCCAATATGAAGTCGCGCGTCCATCGCCGCGTCTACATGGATTATATCGGCGTGAAACGGTATCGCGAGGACGGTGCCGTGATCGGCGAGGCGCGCTTTGTCGGACTGTTTACGGCCGAGGCCTATGACCAGAGCGCCAGCGCCGTGCCGCTGATCCGGCGCAAGGTTCGCCGTGTCCTCGAGCGGGCGGGCAAGACGCCTGGCACCCACTCGGCGAAGAAGCTGCGCAACACGGTCGAGAATTTCCCGCGGGACGAGCTGTTCCAGACTGACGAGAACGATCTGCTGGAGATCTGTCTCGGCATTCTCCACCTGCATGACCGTCCCCGTACGAAGCTTTTCATCCGGCGTGACCAGTTTGACCGTTTCGTGTCGGCCCTGCTTTTCGTTCCGCGCGACCGGTACAACTCGAAAGTCCGTGAACAGGCCGGCGAGCTGATCCGCGAAGCCTTCGGTGGCCGCCTCTCGGCCTTCTACCCGCAATTCGGCGACAGTTCCCTCGCCCGGGTTCACTACATCATTGGTCTCAATCCCTTCGACCACCCCGAGCCCGATACCGCTGAACTCGAGCGCAAGGTCGCCCGTCTTGCCCGAACCTGGGAAGACGATCTGGAAACCCATGTTCGCCGCAATGCGCCCGAGACCATCCGGTTGCGGATGGGGGCGTACCAGGATGCCTTCAAGGCTGGCTATCGGGAGCTTTATGATCCTGAAGAAGCCCTCGCCGACGTCATGAAGCTGGAATCGCTGGGCGGGACCGACAAGGTTGCGGTTCGCGTCTATCGTGAAGCGGACGACGGCGAAGCCGATCTGCGTCTCAAGATCTATCGCGTCGGCAAGCCGGTCTCGCTGTCGCGTGTCATGCCGGTGCTGGAAAACCTGGGCCTCTACGTCGTTCAGGAAACCGGCTTCCCGGTCGATCGCCGCGGCGCCGACGGTGAATTGTTTGATCGCGCCCATATCCATGATTTCGAAATGAAATCAGACGCGCTCAAGGGCCGGAACCTCAAGGAACTGGCGCCCAATCTCGAAGACGCCCTGCTCGCCATCGCGGACCGGCGAGCCGAGGATGACGGGTTCAACCGTCTGATCGTCGAAATCGGCGTTACCTGGCGTGAAGCCGCCTTCCTGCGGACCTGCGCGCGCTATCGTCAGCAGACCGGTCTGGATCCGTCGCAAGCGATCCAGGAAGAAGCGCTGGCTGCCTATCCCGATATCGCCCGCGGCCTTCTTGAACTGGCCCGGGTCAAGTTTGATCCCGAGTTTGCCGACGACAGGAAAACCCGGTCCGATGCGGTCTGGGAGGTTTCCGAGACGCTTCGCAAGCAACTCGATGATGTGGCCAGTCTCGATCATGACCGGGCCCTGCGTCGTATTTTCCATCTCGTCGAAGCCACGCTGCGGACCAATTTCTACCAACACGGTGATGATGGTCAGCCCAAGCCCCGCATTGCGATCAAGATCGCGAGCGAGTTGCTGGAGGAGCTGCCGCTGCCCAAGCCCTATCGTGAAATCTTCGTCTGGTCGCCCGATGTCGAGGGCGTCCACCTGCGCTTCGGCCCGGTCGCCCGTGGCGGCCTGCGCTGGTCCGATCGCCGCGATGATTTCCGCACCGAAGTGCTCGGCCTGGTGAAGGCACAGCAGGTCAAGAATGCGGTTATCGTCCCGGTCGGCTCGAAGGGCGGTTTTTATCCCAAATCCCTGCCGCGCAACGGCTCGCGCGAGGAGGTTTTCGAAGCCGGACGCGAGGCCTACAAGACCTTCATTCGCGGCCTGCTCGACCTGACCGACAATATTGTCGATGAGGCCGTTGTTCATCCGCGCTCGACCGAGTGCTGGGATGATGAGGACCCCTATCTGGTGGTCGCCGCCGATAAGGGCACGGCGACCTTCTCGGACACCGCCAATGGCCTGGCCACGGAAGAGTTCGACTTCTGGCTCGGTGATGCATTCGCTTCGGGCGGGTCGGCGGGCTATGACCACAAGAAGATGGGCATAACGGCCCGCGGGGCCTGGGAATCGGTCAAGCGCCACTTCCGCGAAATGGGCAAGGATATCCAGTCCGAGCCCTTCACCGTGATCGGTGTTGGCGACATGTCCGGCGATGTCTTTGGCAACGGCATGCTGCTGTCCAAGCAGATCCGGCTGATCGCGGCCTTCGACCATCGTGACATCTTCATCGATCCCGATCCAGGCGATCCGGAGACCATGTGGACCGAACGCAAGCGCTTGTTCGATCTGCCGAGAACCTCATGGCAGGACTATGACAAGTCGCTGATTTCAACAGGCGGTGGGGTCTTCACACGGTCCGCGAAGTCGATCCCGCTGAGCGCAGAAATGAAGGCCCTCACGGGGCTTTCCAAGGACAGTGCGAGTCCGGTTGAACTGATCAATGCCCTGCTCAAGGCCGATGTCGAACTGCTCTGGTTCGGTGGCATCGGTACCTATGCCAAGGCGACGCTCGAACAGCATTGGGAAGTTGGCGACAAGACCAATGACGGCTTGCGCGTCAATGCCGACGAAGTGCGGGCAAAGGTCATCGGCGAGGGCGCCAATCTCGGCTTCACCCAGGCCGCGCGTATCGAATATGGCCGACATGGTGGCCGCGCCAATGCCGACTTCATCGACAATTCCGCCGGTGTCGACAGCTCGGACCACGAGGTCAATATCAAGATCCTCCTGCGTCCGATGATGCGCAATGGCGAAATGACCCGCGAGGCGCGTGACAAGCTGCTCGAGTCCATGACCACCGACGTCGCGCACCATGTCCTGCGTCACAATTACGATCAGTCCCTCGCCCTGTCGCTTGCCGAGCATACGGCCGCTGCCGATCTCGACGCCCATGAGCGTTTCATGGCGCGGCTTGAGGAGCTCGGCCAGCTTGATCGCGATGTCGAGGGACTGCCCTCGGTCGAACAGGTCCGCGGCCTCAAGGCCCGGGAGCAGGGCCTGACACGGCCCGAGCTCGCCGTGCTCAACTCCTATGCCAAGATCACCCTGTTTGATCAGCTCGTCGCGTCCGACGTTCCGGATGATCCGCACTTCAAGCCGATGCTGGTGAACTATTTCCCCAAGGGCCTTCATGACTTTGGTGAAGCCATGCAGTCGCACCGGCTGAAGCGGGAGATCATCTCGACGGTGCTGGCCAACGAGATGATCAATCTGGGCGGTCCGACCTTCATTCACCGCGCGATTGATTCCACGACGGCGGCCGTGCCCGCAATTGCTCGGGCCTTCGAGGCGGGGCGCCAGATCTTCGGATTTGCCGAGATCACGGATGCCATCAATGCGCTGGACAACAAGGCTCCGGCCAGCGTCCAGGTCCAGCTCCACGAAGAGATTATCCGCCTCCTGCGACGCCAGACCTACTGGCTCGTGCGTCGGGGCCGAAACCAGAAATCGTCGAAGCCGGATGCGATCACGGATGTCATCGAGGCCTATCAGCCCGGCGTCCAGACCCTGCGCTCCATGGTTCACGAGATCATTTCGACCCATGAACGGCGCGGTGTGAAGGCACGCCAGAAGCGCTTTATCGAAGCCGGGGCGCCGCCGGAGCTCGCCCTCGCCGTCGCTGAAATGCGGCCGCTGACCTCCTCAACGGATGTCATCGACATGGCGATGGAGTCCGATTGGCCGCTGGCGTCCACCGCCTACATCTACCACGCTGTCGGCGCGCGCTTTAAGTTCGACCGCTTGCGCGGTCTCGGCCAGGAAGTGTCCTCCGAGCTGCACTGGGATCGCCTCGCCGTGCGTCGCCTGATGGAAGACTTCTATGCAAGCCAGCAAGCCTTTACCGGCTCGGCGATGCGCTTTGCTGCCCAGGCCGGTGGATCGCTGGCCTCCGGTGTCGAAGAGCCGTCGCGGGAGTGGGCGGACGCTCTGGTGGAAGCGTGGAACACGGTCAATGAGGAAGAGGCCGGACGGGTCGACTCGGTCCAGCGTCAGCTTGATGAGTCCGGATCCTGGACACTGTCCAAACTGGCGATCGCCTCAACCCAGCTTGGTGAGATGGCGTCTGTCGTTCAGCCCTGA
- a CDS encoding cysteine hydrolase produces the protein MSFTDPCLILLDCQRDQVTGADGRVAPENRVVIERIRDLLRHARQSGWRVCHCQFRSDGPEAGRAPIDGLRPTAQEAVFQRRGLSAFSDPYFHQVLARSAGSTALLVGFSAPFSILATVFDDCNRDKAITVIPDAVGALAVEPRDIAETRSMAFDLVARMSPVMDWEALTRDWPAEAPVA, from the coding sequence ATGAGCTTCACCGATCCCTGCCTGATCCTGCTTGATTGCCAGCGCGATCAGGTCACCGGAGCCGATGGACGCGTGGCTCCGGAGAACCGGGTCGTGATTGAGCGGATCCGTGACTTGCTGCGCCATGCCCGGCAGTCAGGCTGGCGGGTCTGTCATTGTCAGTTCCGCAGCGATGGCCCCGAAGCGGGTCGTGCGCCGATCGACGGGCTGCGACCGACCGCGCAGGAGGCCGTGTTCCAGCGCCGGGGTTTGTCGGCCTTCTCTGATCCCTATTTTCATCAGGTGCTGGCGCGCAGTGCCGGTTCGACGGCACTCCTGGTCGGGTTTTCGGCTCCGTTCTCGATCCTCGCGACGGTGTTCGACGACTGCAACCGTGACAAGGCGATAACCGTCATACCCGACGCCGTCGGTGCGCTTGCCGTCGAGCCCCGTGACATAGCCGAGACACGCAGCATGGCCTTTGACCTGGTGGCCCGGATGTCGCCTGTCATGGACTGGGAAGCCCTGACCCGGGATTGGCCGGCAGAGGCCCCGGTTGCCTGA
- a CDS encoding GNAT family N-acetyltransferase — MKNAIPDSLKVTVARSLDQVMMAMTLRGVIYLGEQFAPYGEEYDGNDFVGAAHLIAWKGEEPVGVLRLRFFADFAKVERAAVLRQYRRFGVMRVLMQEAQRYSARRGYRKMLGHAQLNRVKYWRTHGFRLRAERPEFGFSDYKYVEIERDLVPPANAITMDTDPMVVIRPDGEWDRPGPFDLSLARMQEQERETVRKPEEAA, encoded by the coding sequence ATGAAAAATGCGATACCCGATAGTCTGAAAGTGACAGTCGCGCGCTCCCTCGACCAGGTGATGATGGCGATGACGCTTCGCGGCGTTATCTATCTGGGTGAGCAGTTTGCCCCGTATGGCGAAGAGTATGATGGCAACGACTTCGTCGGCGCGGCCCACCTGATCGCCTGGAAGGGCGAGGAGCCTGTCGGTGTCCTGCGCCTGCGTTTCTTCGCGGACTTCGCGAAGGTCGAGCGGGCCGCGGTCTTGCGCCAATACCGACGCTTCGGGGTGATGCGGGTCCTGATGCAGGAGGCGCAGCGCTACTCCGCGCGCCGCGGCTACCGCAAAATGCTCGGCCATGCCCAGCTCAATCGGGTGAAATACTGGCGCACCCACGGCTTCCGCCTGCGCGCCGAGCGTCCGGAGTTCGGCTTTTCCGATTACAAGTACGTCGAGATCGAGCGCGATCTCGTGCCACCGGCCAACGCCATTACGATGGACACCGATCCAATGGTCGTGATCCGGCCTGATGGCGAATGGGACAGGCCCGGCCCGTTTGACCTTTCGCTCGCGCGGATGCAAGAGCAGGAGCGTGAGACCGTTCGTAAACCCGAGGAGGCCGCATGA
- a CDS encoding LysR family transcriptional regulator, whose amino-acid sequence MDNDLRRNVFDWDDLQIFHAVATTGSMSAAATVLGCQQSTVSKRMRQLESRLASQLIERRADGVVLTKAGSAALDYAVTMQRSAQRLETELAGMDRSLAGQVSLRVPDGLATYWLARHIPEFQRVNPEIALKLINDRSAPASDTAAALSLTFTPDKSMDTEARALGSIHYMPMASREFIATYGAPRSLEDVLTLRFLRLEQYDPSLHLWQRKATTTDEVVRYSFTADISSVLFETIRHGGGIAMAPTYLASLYPGELVVLDYDFHQDVRFWLKNSPGSLGISRIKCVADWIAELFNRRLHPWFREEFCHPNEFCDVEVIKPQT is encoded by the coding sequence GTGGATAACGATCTTCGACGGAACGTGTTCGACTGGGACGATCTGCAGATCTTTCATGCCGTCGCGACCACGGGCTCGATGAGCGCCGCAGCGACTGTACTCGGCTGCCAGCAATCCACCGTGTCAAAGCGAATGCGACAGCTTGAAAGCCGTCTGGCATCTCAGCTCATCGAGCGCCGGGCGGACGGCGTCGTGCTGACCAAGGCTGGCAGCGCTGCGCTGGATTATGCCGTCACCATGCAGCGCTCGGCCCAGCGCCTCGAGACCGAACTCGCCGGCATGGATCGGAGCCTTGCGGGACAGGTGTCCCTGCGCGTTCCCGACGGTCTGGCGACCTATTGGCTGGCCCGGCATATACCGGAATTTCAACGCGTAAATCCGGAGATAGCCCTGAAGCTGATCAATGATCGCTCGGCCCCGGCAAGCGATACCGCTGCCGCGCTGAGCCTGACCTTCACGCCGGACAAGTCCATGGACACAGAGGCGCGCGCACTCGGCAGCATTCATTACATGCCCATGGCGTCGCGCGAGTTCATCGCGACCTACGGGGCACCGCGGTCGCTGGAGGACGTTCTGACCCTGCGCTTCCTGCGCCTGGAACAGTACGATCCGTCGCTCCACCTGTGGCAGCGAAAAGCCACGACAACGGATGAGGTTGTAAGATATTCATTCACTGCGGACATTAGTTCGGTGCTATTTGAAACCATACGCCATGGTGGTGGCATTGCCATGGCACCGACCTATCTGGCGTCCTTGTATCCGGGCGAACTTGTCGTGCTTGATTACGACTTTCATCAAGACGTGCGGTTCTGGCTCAAGAACTCACCCGGAAGCCTCGGAATATCACGAATAAAGTGCGTTGCTGACTGGATTGCCGAACTGTTCAACCGTAGACTTCATCCTTGGTTCCGCGAAGAGTTCTGCCATCCAAACGAGTTTTGCGACGTAGAAGTCATCAAACCACAGACGTGA
- a CDS encoding helix-turn-helix domain-containing protein, whose protein sequence is MSARGPTSIDQHVGARLRLRRSLLEMSQSELGEKLGVTFQQVQKYERGTNRIGASRLFHVAKVMEVPVSYFFEGLEEDGSSELKGPDSDTLYDFIASPDGLALASAFAGIKDQTVRRRVIDLLRSLAS, encoded by the coding sequence ATGAGTGCTAGAGGCCCGACCAGTATTGATCAGCATGTTGGCGCGCGTCTGCGCTTGCGACGCAGTCTTCTGGAAATGAGTCAGTCCGAGCTCGGTGAAAAGCTCGGCGTGACGTTCCAACAGGTCCAGAAGTACGAGCGTGGCACCAACCGGATCGGTGCAAGCCGTCTGTTCCACGTCGCGAAAGTCATGGAAGTCCCGGTGTCCTACTTCTTCGAAGGCCTCGAAGAAGACGGCTCGTCCGAGCTGAAGGGTCCGGACTCCGATACGCTCTACGACTTCATTGCCAGTCCCGACGGCCTGGCCCTGGCCTCTGCCTTCGCGGGCATCAAGGACCAGACCGTCCGTCGCCGGGTCATCGACCTGTTGCGGTCACTCGCAAGCTGA
- a CDS encoding prolyl-tRNA synthetase associated domain-containing protein has product MTATRTDLFARLDALGIGHKTYEHPPIFTVAEGEGMKDDMPGGHTKNLFLKDKKNTLILVSALAETTIRINQLHRALECGRLSFGKPDLLFETLGVKPGSVTAFALLNDTAHRVRFVLDAALLNHRIVNFHPLTNDATTAIDRDDLLRFARDTGHEPLIVDFAALAAAADAAQ; this is encoded by the coding sequence ATGACAGCCACCCGGACAGACCTCTTCGCGCGCCTCGATGCACTGGGCATCGGACACAAAACCTACGAACACCCGCCGATCTTCACCGTTGCCGAAGGCGAGGGCATGAAGGACGACATGCCGGGCGGCCACACCAAGAACCTCTTCCTGAAAGACAAGAAGAACACCCTGATCCTCGTCTCGGCCCTGGCAGAGACCACGATCCGCATCAATCAGCTGCATCGTGCGCTTGAATGCGGGCGCCTGTCCTTCGGCAAGCCGGACCTGCTTTTCGAGACCCTTGGCGTGAAACCGGGCTCGGTCACGGCCTTTGCCCTGCTCAACGACACCGCTCATCGTGTCCGGTTCGTGCTCGACGCAGCCTTGCTGAACCATCGGATCGTCAATTTTCACCCACTCACCAATGACGCGACCACGGCGATCGACCGGGATGACCTGCTGCGCTTTGCCCGCGATACCGGGCACGAACCACTCATTGTTGACTTTGCAGCGCTCGCCGCTGCCGCCGATGCGGCACAGTGA